In Pseudomonas fakonensis, one DNA window encodes the following:
- a CDS encoding CbtB domain-containing protein, protein MPISTAKHSIATPTSLSQRMVIAIGASLLGLCLVYFAGFSHIEAVHNAAHDTRHSAAFPCH, encoded by the coding sequence ATGCCAATCAGCACCGCCAAACACAGCATCGCCACCCCTACTTCCCTCAGTCAGCGCATGGTCATCGCCATCGGCGCCAGCCTGCTGGGCCTGTGCCTGGTGTACTTCGCCGGTTTCTCGCACATCGAGGCCGTGCACAACGCGGCTCACGATACCCGCCACAGCGCTGCCTTCCCCTGCCACTGA
- a CDS encoding CbtA family protein, which translates to MITRIARTAGFSGLLAALLLTLLQSFWVAPLILQAETYESAAPAAEHHEHGEAGAAHEHEHGGEAWSPEDGWQRVLSTTGGNLVVAVGFALILAALYSLREPGRVRSGAWWGLAGFAVFCLAPTLGLPPELPGTAAADLGLRQSWWIGTAAATAAGLALLVFARHWLFKVLGVVLLVIPHVIGAPQPPVHESLAPEALETQFKIASWLTNAAFWLALGLLSAWLFRRSSAA; encoded by the coding sequence ATGATTACGCGCATTGCCCGCACCGCGGGCTTCAGCGGGCTGCTCGCAGCCCTGTTGCTGACGTTGCTGCAAAGTTTCTGGGTGGCCCCGCTGATTCTGCAGGCCGAAACCTACGAGAGCGCAGCCCCTGCCGCCGAACACCACGAGCACGGCGAGGCCGGCGCAGCCCATGAGCACGAACACGGCGGCGAGGCCTGGTCGCCGGAAGATGGCTGGCAGCGCGTGCTGTCCACCACCGGTGGCAATCTGGTGGTGGCGGTAGGCTTCGCCCTGATTCTCGCGGCGCTGTATAGCCTGCGTGAGCCGGGCCGGGTGCGCAGCGGTGCCTGGTGGGGGCTGGCGGGTTTTGCGGTGTTCTGCCTGGCACCGACCCTGGGCCTGCCACCGGAGCTGCCGGGCACCGCCGCAGCCGACCTAGGCCTGCGCCAAAGCTGGTGGATCGGCACCGCCGCCGCCACCGCTGCCGGCCTTGCGCTGCTGGTGTTCGCACGCCACTGGCTGTTCAAGGTGCTGGGCGTGGTGCTGCTGGTGATCCCGCATGTGATCGGCGCACCGCAACCACCCGTACACGAAAGCCTGGCCCCCGAAGCCCTTGAAACCCAGTTCAAGATCGCCTCGTGGCTGACCAACGCTGCATTCTGGCTGGCCTTGGGCCTGCTCAGTGCGTGGCTGTTCCGCCGTTCCAGCGCCGCCTGA
- a CDS encoding DUF1272 domain-containing protein has product MLELRPNCECCDRDLPGDSPDALICSFECTFCSACAAQHFSSGCPNCGGQLSPRPTRVGRALHNNPASTQRVHKAHPACA; this is encoded by the coding sequence ATGCTCGAGCTACGCCCCAACTGCGAATGCTGTGACCGCGATCTGCCCGGTGACAGCCCGGATGCACTGATCTGCTCGTTCGAATGCACCTTCTGCAGCGCCTGTGCCGCGCAGCATTTCAGCAGTGGCTGCCCTAATTGCGGCGGCCAGCTGAGCCCTCGGCCAACCCGGGTTGGCCGGGCCTTGCACAACAACCCAGCTTCCACCCAACGGGTGCACAAGGCCCACCCCGCCTGCGCCTGA
- the cobM gene encoding precorrin-4 C(11)-methyltransferase: protein MTVYFIGAGPGDPELITVKGQRLIHQCPVIIYAGSLVPPAVLEGHRASTVINSAELHLEQIIDAMRQAHVNGQDVARVHSGDPSLYGAIGEQIRHLHELGIDYQIIPGVTATAASAALLGCELTLPEVAQTVILTRYGDSSPMPAGEQLADLARHGCTLAIHLGIRNLARIVDELLPHYGADCPVAVVHRATWPDQDWARGTLANIVEQVAGKGFRRTALILVGHVLGDAPFADSALYRAGHAHLYRPGR, encoded by the coding sequence ATGACGGTCTACTTCATCGGCGCCGGCCCCGGCGACCCCGAGCTGATCACGGTCAAGGGCCAACGCCTGATCCATCAGTGCCCGGTGATCATCTACGCAGGCTCCCTGGTACCGCCTGCGGTGCTCGAAGGGCACCGCGCCAGCACCGTCATCAACAGTGCTGAGTTGCACCTGGAGCAGATCATCGACGCCATGCGCCAGGCCCACGTCAACGGCCAGGACGTGGCCCGGGTACACAGCGGCGACCCGAGCCTGTACGGCGCCATCGGCGAGCAGATCCGCCACCTGCACGAGCTGGGCATCGACTACCAGATCATCCCCGGGGTCACTGCCACCGCTGCCAGTGCCGCCCTGCTCGGCTGCGAACTGACCCTGCCGGAAGTGGCACAAACGGTGATTCTGACCCGCTACGGCGACAGCTCGCCGATGCCCGCCGGCGAACAACTGGCCGACCTGGCCCGCCATGGGTGCACCCTGGCCATCCACCTGGGCATCCGTAACCTGGCGCGCATCGTCGACGAACTGCTGCCGCATTACGGCGCCGACTGCCCGGTGGCCGTGGTGCACCGGGCCACCTGGCCTGACCAGGACTGGGCCCGCGGCACCCTGGCAAACATCGTCGAACAGGTGGCCGGCAAGGGCTTCCGGCGCACGGCGCTGATTCTGGTCGGCCATGTGCTGGGCGATGCACCGTTCGCCGATTCGGCGCTGTACCGCGCCGGCCACGCCCACCTCTACCGCCCCGGGCGCTGA
- a CDS encoding cobalamin biosynthesis protein yields MSTPALFAGFGCRRGCPVETLAVLLRQTLAEHGLALNALHGVASIRHKAREPGLLALAERLGLPLICFDAEHLLGFEPLLSQRSAAAFAQTGCWGVAESTALALAGTRCAAPRLHVPRQVLGGATLALAYGG; encoded by the coding sequence ATGTCAACCCCTGCACTGTTCGCAGGCTTTGGTTGCCGCCGGGGTTGCCCGGTGGAAACCCTGGCGGTGCTGCTGCGCCAGACCCTGGCCGAACACGGCCTGGCGCTGAACGCCCTGCACGGGGTCGCCAGCATCCGCCACAAGGCGCGCGAGCCCGGGCTGCTGGCACTGGCCGAGCGCCTGGGGCTCCCCCTCATCTGTTTCGATGCCGAGCACCTGCTTGGCTTCGAGCCACTGCTCAGCCAACGCTCAGCCGCAGCCTTCGCCCAGACCGGCTGCTGGGGCGTCGCCGAAAGCACCGCCCTGGCGCTGGCCGGTACCCGTTGCGCCGCGCCCCGCCTGCACGTGCCCCGGCAAGTACTGGGTGGCGCTACCCTGGCGCTGGCGTACGGCGGATAA
- a CDS encoding response regulator transcription factor, which produces MTSVLLVDDHHIVRLAVRMLLENERFTVVGETGKGKEAATLAAKTRADVVILDIGLPDLDGMEVIKRLKLLDPPPKIMALTGQPADLYVRRCMDAGISAFVNKDEDLDALVFALKALVKGYSTFPQMAVNSNSLESEHERLGLLSNREMEVLRRLCAGQSNKLIGEQMNLSAKTISTYRGRILEKLKAESLVEMVDLAKRNNVV; this is translated from the coding sequence ATGACATCCGTGCTGCTGGTCGATGACCACCACATCGTTCGCCTTGCCGTGCGCATGCTGCTCGAGAACGAGCGCTTCACCGTCGTCGGTGAAACCGGCAAGGGCAAGGAGGCCGCCACCTTGGCGGCAAAAACCAGGGCCGACGTGGTCATACTCGACATCGGCCTGCCCGACCTGGACGGCATGGAGGTGATCAAACGCCTCAAGCTGCTGGACCCACCCCCCAAGATCATGGCCCTGACCGGCCAGCCCGCCGACCTTTATGTGCGCCGCTGCATGGACGCCGGCATTTCCGCCTTCGTGAACAAGGATGAGGACCTCGACGCACTGGTGTTCGCCCTGAAGGCGCTGGTGAAGGGGTATTCGACCTTCCCGCAGATGGCAGTGAACAGCAACAGCCTGGAAAGCGAGCACGAACGCCTCGGCCTGCTTTCCAACCGTGAGATGGAGGTATTGCGGCGCTTGTGCGCCGGGCAGAGCAACAAGTTGATCGGCGAGCAGATGAACCTCAGTGCCAAGACCATCAGCACCTACCGCGGCCGGATCCTTGAAAAGCTCAAGGCCGAATCGCTGGTGGAAATGGTCGACCTGGCCAAACGCAACAACGTGGTCTGA